Proteins co-encoded in one Patescibacteria group bacterium genomic window:
- a CDS encoding AAA family ATPase yields the protein MKGRYRNIIVCGDVGTGTTTLSKELAKKLGWRHISAGNFFRKYFKKHNIPLWDKLSVPDKVEEVIRSIYEM from the coding sequence ATGAAGGGCAGATACCGAAATATAATTGTCTGTGGAGACGTGGGCACGGGAACCACCACTTTATCTAAAGAATTAGCGAAAAAGCTGGGCTGGAGGCACATTAGCGCCGGAAACTTTTTTCGAAAATACTTCAAAAAGCACAACATTCCTCTTTGGGATAAGCTCTCAGTGCCAGATAAGGTTGAAGAAGTCATCCGGTCTATATATGAGATG